A region from the Rheinheimera mangrovi genome encodes:
- a CDS encoding glycoside hydrolase family 43 protein has translation MMTIVKFKKAPLWLALNLILVSACGGSGGSEPAVTPPTSGNPPPVVIPPPVTNAPTFTNVAVHDPSVIKVGSDFYIFGSHLAAAKSTDLQNWTLVADGVNANNKLMPNAATEIKETFDWAQTSTLWAADVIEIGGKFYMYYNACKGDSPRSALGIAVADSVEGPYKNQQLLLKSGMWGEPSEDGSIYDATIHPNVVDPDVFFDKTGRLWMLYGSYSGGLFILELDKATGIPLPDQGYGKHLMGGNHSRIEGGYVLYSPDSDYYYLFVSFGGLDANGGYNIRVARSSNPEGPYFDALGNSMADVKSNPALPLFDDASIAPYAEKLMGNFLFERKSGEAGTGIGTGYVSPGHNSAYYDESSGQYFLMFHTRFPQQGEQHQVRVHQMFINKNGWPVVAPHRYAANTDKTVTAEQLAGSYKLIEHGKDISPDIKKPLSINLLANGSISGEKTGSWVYGTNQQISINLDGSGSYEGVVSRQWHETPAKWTVTFSALSTEGKTVWGSQN, from the coding sequence GTGGTTCTGAACCTGCTGTAACGCCGCCAACTTCGGGTAATCCACCGCCAGTGGTGATACCTCCACCAGTAACGAATGCGCCCACTTTTACTAACGTGGCAGTGCATGACCCGTCCGTGATCAAAGTAGGTTCAGACTTCTATATTTTTGGCTCGCACTTAGCAGCGGCGAAGTCCACGGATTTACAAAACTGGACCCTAGTGGCCGATGGCGTCAATGCCAACAATAAGCTGATGCCCAATGCCGCCACAGAAATCAAAGAAACCTTTGACTGGGCTCAAACTTCAACGCTTTGGGCAGCTGATGTGATTGAAATTGGTGGCAAGTTTTATATGTACTACAACGCCTGCAAAGGCGATTCACCACGCTCGGCTTTAGGTATTGCAGTGGCAGACTCAGTCGAAGGGCCCTACAAGAACCAACAGCTGTTACTGAAATCCGGTATGTGGGGCGAACCCAGCGAAGATGGTTCAATTTACGATGCCACCATTCATCCGAACGTCGTAGACCCGGATGTGTTTTTTGATAAAACCGGCCGCTTGTGGATGTTGTATGGCTCCTATTCGGGTGGCTTGTTTATTCTGGAGCTTGATAAAGCAACAGGAATACCTTTACCGGACCAAGGCTATGGCAAACACCTGATGGGGGGGAATCACAGCCGGATAGAGGGCGGATACGTGCTGTACAGCCCTGACAGCGATTATTATTATCTCTTTGTATCTTTTGGTGGCCTGGATGCCAATGGTGGCTACAACATACGTGTAGCGCGATCCAGTAATCCTGAAGGCCCTTATTTTGATGCACTTGGCAATTCAATGGCTGACGTAAAATCCAACCCGGCTTTGCCTTTGTTTGACGACGCCAGCATAGCGCCTTATGCCGAAAAATTAATGGGCAACTTTTTATTTGAACGTAAAAGTGGTGAGGCCGGTACAGGCATAGGTACTGGTTATGTCTCGCCTGGTCATAACTCGGCTTATTACGATGAAAGCTCAGGTCAGTACTTTCTGATGTTCCATACCCGCTTTCCACAGCAAGGGGAGCAGCATCAGGTGCGGGTGCATCAGATGTTTATCAATAAAAACGGCTGGCCAGTGGTAGCGCCGCACAGGTATGCCGCCAACACTGACAAAACAGTGACGGCAGAGCAGTTGGCTGGTAGCTACAAGCTGATTGAGCATGGCAAAGATATTTCGCCCGACATTAAAAAGCCGCTCAGTATTAACTTGTTGGCCAATGGTAGTATCAGCGGTGAGAAAACCGGTAGCTGGGTGTATGGCACTAATCAGCAGATCAGCATTAACCTTGATGGCAGTGGCAGTTATGAAGGAGTGGTATCACGGCAGTGGCATGAAACACCAGCCAAATGGACTGTAACTTTTAGTGCGTTATCCACTGAAGGAAAAACAGTTTGGGGTTCGCAGAACTAG